One region of Alcanivorax sediminis genomic DNA includes:
- a CDS encoding esterase/lipase family protein has protein sequence MTAKPNPDKGAVILLHGLARTARAMKKMEKALSDDGYVVINQGYPSTRHSIPELAAQALPTALARCPKQGDVHFVTHSMGGILLRQYLSTHSLPRLGRTVMLGPPNQGSEVVDRLGQWAPFRWVNGPAGAQMGTTPDSLPIQLGPVDFPLGVIAGSQTINFLLSAMLPGPNDGKVTVERTKVAGMHDHLVLPVTHPFMMRNVRVIEQVRFFLETGRFNTSL, from the coding sequence TTGACTGCGAAACCCAACCCGGACAAGGGAGCGGTCATCCTGCTTCATGGCCTGGCGCGTACTGCGCGGGCCATGAAAAAGATGGAGAAGGCCCTCAGTGATGACGGTTATGTGGTCATTAACCAGGGCTACCCATCTACTCGCCACTCCATTCCAGAGCTGGCGGCTCAAGCTCTGCCGACAGCTTTGGCGCGCTGCCCGAAGCAGGGTGATGTCCATTTCGTCACTCATTCCATGGGCGGCATTTTACTGCGCCAGTATCTCAGTACACATTCACTTCCGCGTCTTGGGCGCACTGTCATGCTCGGACCGCCAAACCAGGGCAGCGAGGTGGTAGACAGGCTGGGCCAGTGGGCGCCGTTTCGCTGGGTCAATGGTCCTGCCGGTGCCCAGATGGGAACCACACCCGACAGTCTGCCCATCCAGCTCGGCCCAGTGGATTTTCCCCTCGGCGTCATTGCCGGCAGTCAGACCATCAACTTCCTGCTTTCCGCGATGCTGCCTGGTCCTAACGACGGAAAGGTCACTGTAGAGAGAACCAAAGTGGCAGGTATGCACGATCATCTTGTCCTGCCGGTGACGCATCCGTTCATGATGCGCAATGTCCGGGTGATTGAGCAGGTCAGATTTTTTCTGGAAACCGGCCGGTTTAACACTTCCCTGTAA
- the rsxA gene encoding electron transport complex subunit RsxA has protein sequence MTEYVLILISAVLVNNFVLVQFLGLCPFMGVSNKIETAMGMSLATTFVLTLSSVLAYLTWAYILVPFELEYLRTISFILVIAVSVQFTEMFVKKASPLLYRVLGVFLPLITSNCAVLGVALLNVRQEDATFMSSLTYGFGAALGFSLVLVLFAAMRERIAVADVPEAFRGPSIGLITAGLMSLAFMGFSGLIKI, from the coding sequence ATGACCGAATACGTCCTGATACTGATCAGCGCAGTGCTGGTTAACAACTTTGTTCTGGTGCAATTCCTCGGACTCTGTCCGTTCATGGGCGTCTCCAACAAGATCGAGACTGCCATGGGCATGTCCCTGGCCACCACCTTCGTACTGACGCTTTCATCGGTGCTGGCCTACCTGACATGGGCCTACATTCTGGTTCCCTTCGAACTGGAGTATCTGCGCACCATCAGTTTTATTCTTGTGATTGCAGTGTCCGTGCAGTTCACCGAAATGTTCGTCAAAAAAGCCAGCCCATTGCTTTACCGCGTGCTGGGTGTGTTCCTGCCGCTGATCACTTCCAACTGTGCGGTGCTGGGTGTCGCCCTGCTGAACGTACGCCAGGAAGACGCCACTTTCATGTCTTCCCTGACCTACGGCTTTGGTGCCGCGCTGGGCTTTTCCCTGGTGCTGGTCCTGTTCGCTGCCATGCGTGAACGCATTGCCGTGGCGGATGTACCGGAAGCCTTTCGCGGACCCAGCATTGGTTTGATCACCGCAGGCTTGATGTCACTGGCCTTCATGGGATTCTCAGGGCTGATCAAGATATGA
- a CDS encoding electron transport complex subunit E, translating into MSDVNYRKISMDGLWNNNPATVQILGLCPLLAVTGSVVNALGLGLATLVVLVGSNVCVSVIRGYVTDAVRLPAFVMIIAAMTTVIEMLMQAYTFELYEILGIFIPLIVTNCTVLGRADAFASKNPILPSAVDGFMMGLGFLVILLILGGMRELVGQGTLFTNMQLLFGPMAANWQLNVIENYGGFLLAILPPGAFLGLGLIIAGKNVIDKRLKEARKAKAADEPKVSRRVRTTGKVS; encoded by the coding sequence ATGAGTGATGTGAATTATCGCAAGATAAGCATGGATGGGCTGTGGAACAACAACCCGGCCACCGTGCAGATTCTGGGACTATGCCCGCTGTTGGCAGTCACCGGTTCCGTGGTCAACGCCCTTGGCCTGGGTCTGGCCACGCTGGTGGTACTGGTAGGCTCTAATGTCTGTGTTTCAGTGATCCGGGGCTATGTCACCGATGCCGTGCGCCTGCCCGCTTTCGTGATGATCATTGCGGCCATGACCACCGTGATCGAAATGCTGATGCAGGCCTACACGTTCGAGCTGTATGAAATCCTTGGCATCTTCATTCCTCTCATCGTGACCAACTGTACCGTCCTTGGCCGCGCGGATGCCTTTGCCAGCAAGAATCCGATCCTGCCCTCCGCCGTGGATGGCTTCATGATGGGACTGGGTTTTCTGGTGATATTGCTGATTCTCGGCGGCATGCGTGAGCTCGTCGGCCAGGGCACCCTGTTCACCAACATGCAGTTGCTGTTTGGCCCCATGGCCGCCAACTGGCAACTGAACGTGATCGAGAACTACGGCGGCTTCCTGCTCGCCATCCTGCCCCCCGGCGCGTTCCTTGGCCTGGGCTTGATCATTGCAGGCAAGAACGTGATCGACAAACGACTGAAAGAAGCCCGGAAAGCCAAAGCCGCAGACGAACCCAAGGTCAGCCGCCGGGTTCGCACCACGGGCAAGGTCAGTTAA
- a CDS encoding metallophosphoesterase: MAGLKLPMKVLSRTATGLLLTGFLGACGGDDTSSPAASLPEGGAREAVGMPPAVMPPEAIPPELQPALRFAHFVERTELAQAGVLERVKRNLRYMHITDMQLVDDDAPFPMRVGLLDEVFAATISTGGERPQEEYADEIMASLVQVVNLEHQDDPFAFAIHTGDNIDNGLENEAMRYLDLIDGHHTTVGPISGLSCQPDGQSQSTEDFFNDQTFNCTSLPETVVDSVTGFSADLPSFISIGNHDLLVQGNVAIEPSFQELALLYGRHFLHEDELIRMHFADLTPCNGGSADDDYGHGFGFVDEVRRCDADVENDGYYAFLSGGILHIVLNTVNDDIFQTNEYTAFLPDESVTGHDLVTGLSEGALDLTQWAWLKSMIEAHSDKLVILYSHHTINSFYSSQFDALCGPPGCVNDVLSAAGFVGRDEVRAQLDQYPNLLAWIGGHTHQHRITPFLSDSTDGFWNIETAGLLDLPQENRTIEIWIDEQARKGVIAVDPITHNFELAREIAMTDSQHNAEVAAGEPGDRSALLWFDIEEGITLPAVADTPPTPVFE, encoded by the coding sequence ATGGCAGGCCTAAAGTTACCTATGAAAGTTCTATCTCGCACAGCCACCGGCTTGCTGCTGACTGGATTTCTTGGTGCATGTGGTGGTGACGATACAAGCTCACCCGCGGCATCACTGCCGGAAGGTGGTGCTAGAGAGGCTGTGGGAATGCCGCCTGCGGTAATGCCACCCGAGGCCATCCCTCCTGAGTTGCAACCCGCCCTGCGATTTGCCCACTTTGTGGAGCGTACGGAACTGGCACAAGCCGGCGTTCTTGAAAGAGTAAAGCGCAATCTGCGCTATATGCATATTACCGATATGCAGCTTGTAGATGACGATGCCCCTTTCCCGATGCGCGTGGGTTTACTCGACGAAGTCTTCGCAGCCACCATCTCCACTGGGGGAGAACGACCCCAAGAGGAATATGCAGACGAAATCATGGCTTCATTGGTGCAAGTGGTGAACCTGGAGCACCAGGATGACCCCTTTGCATTTGCGATTCATACTGGCGATAACATTGATAACGGATTGGAAAATGAGGCAATGCGTTATCTCGACCTTATCGACGGTCACCATACGACGGTGGGGCCTATTTCGGGACTTTCCTGTCAACCGGATGGTCAATCGCAAAGTACCGAGGACTTCTTCAACGACCAGACCTTCAACTGCACGTCATTGCCGGAAACGGTGGTCGATTCAGTAACGGGCTTTAGTGCCGATTTGCCCTCATTTATTTCGATTGGAAACCATGATCTGTTGGTTCAGGGCAATGTTGCCATCGAGCCAAGCTTTCAAGAGCTGGCCTTATTGTACGGACGTCATTTCTTGCATGAAGATGAACTGATACGCATGCACTTTGCGGATCTTACGCCTTGTAATGGGGGAAGCGCTGATGATGATTACGGCCACGGGTTTGGTTTCGTCGACGAGGTCCGCCGCTGTGATGCAGATGTAGAAAACGATGGCTATTACGCGTTTTTAAGCGGCGGTATCCTGCATATTGTTTTGAATACCGTGAATGACGATATTTTTCAAACCAACGAATACACAGCTTTCCTGCCAGATGAGAGTGTAACCGGGCATGATTTGGTGACCGGGCTTTCAGAGGGGGCCCTTGATCTCACTCAATGGGCTTGGCTTAAGTCCATGATTGAAGCGCATAGCGACAAGCTGGTTATCCTGTACTCCCATCACACCATCAATTCGTTTTATAGCAGCCAGTTTGATGCTTTGTGCGGGCCGCCGGGCTGCGTGAATGATGTACTGTCTGCAGCCGGATTTGTCGGTCGAGATGAGGTTCGCGCACAACTGGATCAGTATCCTAACCTGTTGGCCTGGATTGGTGGGCATACGCACCAGCACAGGATTACCCCTTTCCTCAGCGATTCCACGGACGGCTTTTGGAATATTGAAACGGCGGGATTACTGGATCTGCCCCAGGAAAACAGGACGATCGAAATCTGGATCGATGAGCAAGCGCGAAAGGGCGTGATAGCCGTAGATCCGATTACTCACAATTTCGAGTTGGCGCGTGAGATTGCGATGACAGATAGTCAGCACAACGCTGAAGTGGCGGCTGGTGAGCCGGGCGATCGCAGCGCACTATTGTGGTTTGATATCGAAGAAGGAATCACTCTGCCGGCGGTGGCCGATACACCTCCAACGCCAGTTTTTGAATAG
- the rsxC gene encoding electron transport complex subunit RsxC, which produces MSQAQETKTRNLRSVFARLALGVRRPASVHDFHGGIHPPEMKHLSNGTDIAPGPLPAQLILPLNMHIGAPAKPLVEPGDRVLKGQMIAEPTGAVSAAIHAPTSGTVSAIGPRPIQHPSGMDAICIVIDTDGKDEWITHSGMSDYTEQSPGELVDIIRHAGIAGMGGAGFPTSIKVNLGDHQRVEELLINAVECEPYITADDRLMRERADEIITGIHILQYLLNPRRTLIGIEDNKPEAIKAIKQACKGCDIEIRVVPTKYPSGGEKQLIQLLTGKEVKSGQLPAHVGVVCQNVGTAHAIKRAVIDGEPLIQRVTTLTGDGVAQPGNYEVLIGTPVSDLLHHGGVEPDKLGRLVMGGPMMGFTLHNPSVPMVKTTNCIIAASPEELPEPPPEQPCIRCGSCAEVCPANLLPQQLYWHAKNDDLEKAQHHNLMDCIECGACAYVCPSHIPLVQYYRYAKGAVRQQAADQLKADKARQRFEARQARIDAEKAEKEARRQARLEANRKKKETAAAPAVDTAALKQASLEASKAYKAAVKAAKAADAEGAANASELKAEADRLKEIADKAKAAVRDAGNAAPAAAPAEDMVAILKKKVGDASSAYKAAVKAAKEAEANGDDNATALRNQADELKASADKLKAELRDAKANAPTGVAAVPQVDPVAELKKQVGDASSAYKAAVKVAKEAEANGDENASELRTRADELKAAADQLKAELRDAKANAPASPSPSAPSTPSTPSAPAPSADPVAELKKKVGDVASAYKAAVKTAKEAEENGAGNAAELRAEADRLKGEADHWKAELRDAKAAAPVTTKAPPVPTDPPKVPEATAPQSLAAVDPEAAAKRQKRLKALKTAYNMAHKQYKEAHAAFERAERKEEVSADELNDMQRKVDKLKHKADIARDALDALIEEAKADIRAHTGKDLKTLKLEAARAESALADKQLELEKLGSSSSEEALEALQSELKAMEAEAQIARKALKQAMEEQGLVE; this is translated from the coding sequence ATGAGTCAGGCTCAGGAAACCAAAACTCGCAATCTGCGCTCTGTTTTTGCGCGTCTGGCGTTGGGCGTCAGGCGTCCAGCGTCTGTTCATGATTTCCATGGTGGCATTCATCCGCCGGAAATGAAGCACCTGTCCAACGGTACCGACATTGCCCCCGGTCCCCTCCCCGCGCAACTGATCTTGCCGCTGAACATGCACATTGGTGCGCCAGCCAAGCCGCTGGTGGAACCCGGTGACCGGGTTCTGAAAGGACAGATGATCGCTGAACCCACGGGTGCGGTAAGCGCGGCCATCCATGCGCCGACTTCAGGTACCGTGAGCGCCATTGGACCACGCCCCATTCAGCACCCATCGGGCATGGATGCCATCTGTATTGTGATCGATACCGATGGCAAGGATGAGTGGATTACCCACAGCGGCATGAGTGACTACACCGAGCAGAGCCCTGGCGAGTTAGTCGACATTATTCGCCATGCAGGCATTGCCGGAATGGGCGGCGCAGGCTTCCCCACCAGCATCAAGGTGAACCTGGGCGACCACCAGCGCGTGGAAGAACTGCTCATCAATGCGGTGGAGTGTGAGCCCTACATCACCGCCGATGATCGCCTGATGCGCGAGCGCGCCGACGAAATCATCACCGGTATTCATATTCTTCAGTATCTGCTGAATCCGCGTCGTACGCTCATCGGTATCGAAGACAACAAACCGGAGGCCATCAAGGCCATCAAGCAGGCCTGCAAGGGCTGTGACATCGAAATTCGGGTGGTACCGACCAAGTATCCCTCCGGCGGCGAAAAGCAGCTAATCCAACTCCTGACGGGCAAGGAAGTAAAAAGTGGACAGTTGCCCGCCCACGTAGGCGTGGTATGCCAGAATGTGGGGACGGCCCACGCCATCAAACGCGCCGTGATTGATGGCGAACCGCTGATACAACGCGTCACCACCCTCACCGGCGATGGCGTCGCACAACCCGGCAACTATGAGGTGCTGATTGGCACCCCGGTGAGCGACTTGCTGCACCACGGTGGTGTTGAGCCTGACAAACTCGGCCGCCTGGTCATGGGCGGCCCCATGATGGGTTTCACCTTGCACAACCCTTCAGTGCCCATGGTGAAAACCACCAACTGTATTATTGCTGCCAGCCCGGAAGAACTGCCCGAGCCGCCACCGGAGCAACCCTGTATCCGTTGTGGCTCCTGTGCCGAAGTCTGCCCGGCCAACCTGCTGCCCCAACAGCTCTACTGGCATGCCAAGAACGACGACCTGGAAAAGGCCCAACACCACAACCTGATGGATTGTATCGAGTGTGGCGCCTGCGCCTATGTCTGTCCCAGCCACATCCCCCTGGTACAGTACTACCGCTATGCCAAGGGCGCGGTCCGTCAACAAGCGGCCGACCAACTGAAAGCCGACAAGGCACGCCAGCGTTTCGAAGCTCGTCAGGCCCGTATCGATGCTGAAAAGGCCGAAAAAGAAGCCCGTCGTCAGGCACGGCTTGAGGCCAACCGCAAGAAGAAGGAAACCGCAGCCGCACCCGCGGTGGACACCGCGGCCCTGAAGCAAGCGTCACTGGAAGCGTCCAAGGCCTACAAGGCGGCGGTGAAAGCCGCCAAAGCAGCCGACGCCGAAGGCGCAGCCAATGCCTCCGAGCTGAAAGCCGAGGCTGACCGCCTCAAGGAAATCGCTGACAAGGCCAAGGCCGCTGTCCGTGATGCGGGCAATGCCGCACCGGCCGCTGCGCCCGCAGAAGACATGGTTGCCATCCTCAAGAAGAAGGTGGGCGATGCCTCCAGTGCCTACAAGGCTGCTGTCAAAGCGGCCAAGGAAGCCGAAGCCAATGGTGACGATAACGCCACCGCACTTCGCAATCAGGCCGATGAACTGAAGGCCAGCGCGGACAAACTCAAAGCCGAACTCCGTGATGCCAAGGCCAATGCACCGACTGGCGTCGCTGCCGTACCGCAAGTGGATCCGGTGGCCGAGCTGAAGAAGCAGGTTGGCGATGCCTCATCGGCCTACAAGGCCGCCGTCAAAGTCGCCAAGGAAGCCGAGGCTAACGGCGATGAAAACGCCAGCGAACTGCGCACCCGGGCTGACGAACTCAAAGCTGCCGCAGATCAGCTCAAGGCGGAATTGCGCGATGCCAAGGCCAATGCACCGGCAAGCCCCTCGCCTTCTGCTCCCTCCACCCCTTCCACCCCTTCCGCTCCGGCGCCTTCTGCCGACCCTGTGGCTGAGTTGAAGAAAAAGGTGGGCGACGTTGCCTCGGCCTACAAGGCTGCAGTGAAAACCGCCAAGGAAGCTGAAGAAAACGGTGCGGGCAATGCTGCCGAGCTGCGCGCTGAGGCCGACAGACTCAAGGGCGAAGCCGACCACTGGAAAGCGGAGCTGCGTGACGCCAAAGCGGCTGCCCCCGTCACCACCAAGGCACCTCCGGTCCCCACCGATCCGCCCAAGGTTCCCGAAGCCACCGCCCCGCAGTCACTGGCGGCCGTGGATCCGGAAGCTGCCGCCAAGCGGCAAAAGCGCCTCAAGGCTCTGAAGACAGCCTATAACATGGCTCACAAGCAATATAAGGAAGCCCATGCGGCTTTCGAGCGTGCTGAGCGCAAAGAGGAAGTCTCTGCAGACGAGCTCAATGACATGCAGCGCAAAGTCGACAAGCTCAAGCACAAGGCGGACATCGCCCGTGATGCCCTTGATGCCTTGATTGAAGAAGCCAAGGCAGACATTCGCGCACACACCGGCAAGGATCTCAAGACTCTCAAGCTGGAAGCGGCCCGGGCTGAAAGCGCACTGGCAGACAAACAGCTGGAACTCGAAAAACTGGGCAGTAGCAGCAGCGAAGAAGCGCTTGAAGCACTGCAATCCGAACTCAAGGCAATGGAAGCTGAAGCCCAGATTGCCCGCAAGGCGCTGAAGCAGGCCATGGAAGAACAGGGGCTGGTGGAATGA
- the rsxD gene encoding electron transport complex subunit RsxD, producing MSLITSTSPHASVKNNTGAFMRQVIYATLPGLAVLTWQFGWGSVINVLWAVLVAVLSEALFLKLRGRNVGFYLKDYSAVLTAVLLALALPPTAPWWLTLIGVSFAIIVAKQLYGGLGMNPFNPAMVGYVLLLISFPVAMTQWIAPGEAPGFMQSLQLFTGQLPVDGLSGATPLDTFRTWAGNESELASHAILHGDIAGQGWEWVNLAFLLGGLYLISRKIITWHIPAGFLAGLAIPAFIAWQIDPVRFADPSFHLLSGGAMLGAFFIATDPVSAATSRMGRLVYALLIGVLIWVIRSFGGYPDAVAFSVLLLNLSAPFIDYYTQPRTYGHDKPNRGTGGA from the coding sequence ATGAGCCTGATTACCTCCACCTCGCCCCACGCCTCGGTAAAGAACAACACCGGTGCATTTATGCGCCAGGTGATCTACGCCACCCTGCCCGGCCTGGCGGTGCTGACTTGGCAGTTTGGCTGGGGCAGCGTGATCAATGTGCTGTGGGCCGTTCTCGTTGCCGTGCTCAGCGAAGCCCTGTTCCTGAAACTGCGCGGCCGCAACGTGGGCTTCTATCTGAAGGACTACAGTGCGGTGCTCACTGCAGTATTACTGGCCCTGGCCTTGCCACCCACAGCACCGTGGTGGCTGACCCTGATCGGGGTGAGCTTCGCCATCATTGTGGCCAAGCAGCTTTATGGCGGTCTGGGCATGAACCCGTTTAATCCGGCCATGGTCGGTTACGTGCTGCTGCTGATTTCATTCCCGGTGGCCATGACCCAGTGGATTGCGCCGGGGGAAGCCCCCGGTTTCATGCAAAGCCTTCAGTTGTTTACCGGCCAATTGCCCGTGGACGGACTCAGTGGCGCCACCCCCCTGGACACCTTTCGCACCTGGGCCGGCAATGAATCCGAGCTGGCCTCCCATGCCATTCTGCATGGCGACATCGCCGGGCAGGGTTGGGAGTGGGTCAACCTGGCTTTCCTGCTCGGTGGCCTTTACCTGATCAGCCGCAAGATAATCACCTGGCACATCCCTGCCGGCTTTCTGGCTGGCCTGGCCATACCGGCTTTCATCGCCTGGCAAATTGATCCGGTGCGCTTTGCAGACCCGTCATTCCATCTGCTCTCTGGCGGCGCCATGCTGGGGGCCTTCTTTATTGCCACCGATCCGGTCAGTGCCGCCACGAGCCGCATGGGTCGCCTGGTGTATGCCCTGTTGATTGGTGTGCTGATCTGGGTGATTCGCAGCTTCGGCGGCTACCCGGATGCTGTAGCCTTTTCGGTGTTGCTGCTGAACCTGAGCGCTCCGTTCATTGATTACTACACCCAGCCGCGCACCTACGGTCATGACAAGCCCAATCGTGGCACGGGAGGCGCCTGA
- a CDS encoding aminotransferase class V-fold PLP-dependent enzyme, whose product MTDLPRDFDRDGLLEYSVVFTDRSLNHMSQQFQQVMRDISDNLKKVYNADTVTVVPGGGSFGMEAVARQFATGEHCLVIRNGFFSFRWSQIFDMGKIPASETVLKARPVDERANAPFAPAPIEDVVATIKSEKPAVVFAPHVETASGIILPDAYLKQVAEAVHSVGGLFVLDCIASGTIWVDMKAIGVDVLISAPQKGWSSSPCSALVMMSEAADKRLQETTSTSFAADLRKWRDIMVAYENGGHAYHATMPTDALRGFRDTMMETISEGLTAVKERQWKLGMAVRDLLAERGFASVAAPGFEAPGVVVSYTSDDAIKSGAAFVKLGMQTAGGVPLMCDEPADFKTFRVGLFGLDKLGDVDAAVARLRNALDQL is encoded by the coding sequence GTGACTGATTTGCCCCGCGACTTTGACCGAGACGGATTGCTGGAATATTCCGTGGTCTTCACGGACCGTTCCCTGAACCATATGTCCCAGCAATTCCAGCAGGTCATGCGGGATATCTCAGACAACCTGAAAAAGGTGTACAACGCGGATACCGTGACCGTGGTGCCGGGGGGAGGCAGCTTTGGTATGGAAGCCGTGGCCCGTCAATTTGCTACTGGCGAGCACTGCCTGGTGATACGTAATGGCTTCTTCAGCTTCCGCTGGAGCCAGATCTTTGACATGGGCAAGATCCCGGCATCGGAAACTGTGCTCAAGGCGCGCCCGGTGGATGAACGCGCCAACGCGCCCTTTGCCCCTGCGCCCATCGAGGACGTCGTCGCTACCATCAAGTCCGAAAAGCCCGCTGTCGTGTTTGCCCCTCATGTGGAAACGGCGTCTGGCATCATTCTGCCTGACGCTTACCTCAAGCAGGTGGCTGAGGCGGTGCATAGTGTGGGTGGTTTGTTCGTACTCGACTGCATTGCCTCCGGCACGATCTGGGTGGATATGAAGGCCATCGGTGTGGATGTGCTGATCAGCGCTCCCCAGAAAGGCTGGAGTTCCTCCCCCTGTAGCGCTCTGGTCATGATGAGTGAGGCGGCCGACAAACGTCTGCAGGAAACGACCTCTACCAGTTTTGCGGCAGACCTGCGCAAGTGGCGCGACATCATGGTGGCTTACGAGAATGGCGGCCATGCCTATCATGCCACCATGCCCACCGATGCCCTGCGCGGCTTCCGCGATACCATGATGGAAACCATTAGTGAAGGCCTGACGGCAGTCAAGGAACGGCAGTGGAAGCTGGGTATGGCAGTTCGTGACCTGCTGGCGGAGCGTGGCTTTGCCAGTGTCGCCGCTCCCGGCTTTGAAGCCCCGGGTGTCGTGGTTTCCTACACCAGTGATGATGCCATCAAGAGTGGCGCTGCCTTCGTGAAACTGGGCATGCAGACCGCGGGAGGTGTGCCGCTCATGTGTGATGAGCCCGCAGACTTCAAGACCTTCCGGGTGGGGCTGTTTGGCCTGGACAAGCTGGGCGACGTGGATGCCGCAGTGGCGCGTCTGAGAAATGCGCTGGATCAGCTGTGA
- a CDS encoding glucose 1-dehydrogenase — MFSESAVALVTGSATGIGYATAEAFARAGCNLVLTDKDATRGQNSADALRESTGRDILFVSADVSDPQDVSELHRRAFAHFGRLDAACNNAGIEGIQAPTADCTLDNFDSTIATNLRGVFLCMKTQLGMMAEQGHGAIVNIASVAGLVGFPGLPAYCASKGGVVQLTRTAALEYAEQNIRVNVVCPGAIKTEMIDRITGQDPEVETQFAGLHPMNRMGTPEEVANAVVWLASPLASFVTGQALAVDGGLTTR; from the coding sequence ATGTTTAGTGAATCGGCTGTTGCTCTGGTAACCGGATCGGCCACCGGCATTGGCTATGCAACTGCAGAGGCGTTCGCCCGGGCAGGCTGCAACCTGGTACTCACGGACAAGGATGCCACGCGAGGACAAAACAGCGCGGATGCGCTTCGCGAATCCACAGGCAGGGACATCCTGTTCGTCAGTGCTGATGTGAGTGATCCACAGGACGTCAGCGAGCTTCACCGTCGGGCCTTTGCCCACTTCGGCAGACTGGATGCTGCCTGCAATAACGCAGGTATCGAAGGTATTCAGGCGCCCACTGCAGACTGCACCCTGGATAACTTCGACAGCACCATCGCAACCAACCTTCGTGGCGTCTTTCTGTGCATGAAGACCCAGCTCGGCATGATGGCTGAACAGGGGCATGGTGCTATCGTCAACATCGCCTCCGTTGCGGGCCTGGTTGGCTTCCCCGGCTTGCCCGCTTACTGTGCATCGAAGGGCGGCGTGGTACAGCTGACCAGGACAGCCGCGCTGGAATACGCAGAGCAGAATATCCGCGTCAATGTGGTCTGCCCCGGCGCCATCAAGACGGAGATGATCGATCGGATTACCGGCCAGGATCCGGAGGTGGAGACCCAGTTTGCCGGGCTGCATCCCATGAACCGGATGGGCACGCCCGAGGAAGTGGCCAATGCCGTGGTATGGCTCGCCTCACCACTGGCCAGTTTTGTTACCGGTCAGGCACTGGCGGTGGATGGCGGCTTGACTACGCGCTAG
- the rsxG gene encoding electron transport complex subunit RsxG, giving the protein MMRYAITKNAVILSLFAIGTAATLAVTNELTITKVECNRQQALMSSLNEVMPHDLHDNDLLSDRITVSDPSLGRGEQHIYRARLGDNASGAVLEATAPDGYGGNISLIVGVNADGNISGVRVVPPHNETPGLGDNIETKKSDWIFSFDGRSLSNPDEDGWAVKKDGGEFDSLTGATITPRAVVGAVHRALKYFDANRDSLFAAEAETVAAEVCDE; this is encoded by the coding sequence ATGATGCGTTACGCCATTACTAAAAACGCTGTAATCCTGAGCCTGTTTGCCATTGGTACCGCGGCAACACTGGCCGTCACCAACGAGCTGACCATCACAAAGGTGGAGTGCAATCGTCAGCAGGCCCTGATGTCTTCACTGAATGAAGTGATGCCTCATGATCTGCACGATAATGATTTGTTGTCCGACCGCATCACCGTCAGCGATCCCTCGCTGGGCCGCGGCGAGCAGCATATCTACCGGGCCCGACTGGGTGATAACGCCAGTGGTGCGGTGCTGGAAGCCACCGCCCCCGATGGATACGGTGGCAATATCTCGCTGATCGTGGGCGTGAACGCAGATGGCAACATCAGTGGCGTACGTGTCGTACCGCCACACAATGAGACTCCGGGTCTGGGCGACAATATCGAAACCAAGAAATCCGACTGGATCTTCAGCTTCGATGGTCGCTCCCTGAGCAACCCCGATGAGGATGGCTGGGCAGTTAAAAAAGATGGCGGTGAGTTCGACAGCTTAACCGGAGCCACCATTACCCCCCGTGCGGTGGTCGGTGCTGTGCACCGTGCCCTGAAATACTTCGACGCCAACCGCGATAGCCTGTTTGCGGCAGAAGCCGAAACCGTTGCGGCGGAGGTCTGTGATGAGTGA
- the rsxB gene encoding electron transport complex subunit RsxB, protein MTAVLIAVAALLALAAVFGAILGFASEKFKVEGDPIVDQIDSLLPQTQCGQCGHPGCRPYAEAIAAGEEHNRCPPGGQDTVDALTDLLGRDELTLDDDGAEDAAVAKVAYIREDECIGCTKCIQACPVDAIVGAAKLMHTVIVDECTGCDLCVEPCPVDCIDIVPVKPTLQTWGWNRPAGIGQRPDSRIEVVNL, encoded by the coding sequence ATGACCGCTGTACTGATTGCTGTTGCTGCTCTGCTGGCGCTGGCCGCCGTGTTCGGCGCCATTCTTGGTTTCGCCTCCGAGAAGTTCAAGGTGGAAGGTGACCCCATTGTCGACCAGATCGACAGTCTGCTGCCGCAAACCCAGTGCGGTCAGTGTGGCCACCCCGGTTGTCGTCCCTATGCGGAAGCGATCGCCGCAGGAGAGGAGCACAACCGCTGCCCGCCCGGCGGGCAGGATACGGTAGATGCCCTGACCGATCTGCTCGGCCGTGATGAGCTGACCCTGGACGATGACGGCGCTGAAGATGCCGCCGTAGCCAAGGTGGCCTATATCCGCGAGGACGAGTGTATTGGCTGTACCAAGTGCATCCAGGCTTGCCCGGTGGACGCCATTGTCGGCGCCGCCAAACTGATGCACACCGTCATTGTGGATGAGTGCACCGGCTGTGACCTGTGTGTTGAGCCCTGCCCGGTGGATTGCATCGACATCGTTCCTGTGAAGCCCACCCTCCAGACCTGGGGCTGGAATCGCCCAGCCGGGATTGGCCAGCGCCCGGACAGCCGTATCGAGGTGGTAAACCTATGA